The following proteins are encoded in a genomic region of Methanobrevibacter sp.:
- the hycI gene encoding hydrogenase maturation peptidase HycI: protein MFKISIKDKLKEEISDYSKLLFLGVGNVLKSDDGVGPYIIDKLEDISSDNIILLDAQTVPENFTGKIRKEQPSHLIIIDACLMDSEPGDVKIVDREDFNNIGISTHSMSLSYFVKYLEQENDFKVIFIGIEPNIMEFANALTPNVKEGADNLIEIIREII from the coding sequence GTGTTTAAAATTTCAATCAAAGATAAGTTAAAAGAGGAAATATCAGATTATTCTAAGTTGCTATTTTTAGGTGTTGGAAATGTTTTGAAATCTGATGATGGGGTAGGTCCATACATAATCGATAAGTTAGAGGACATATCATCAGACAACATAATTTTACTAGATGCCCAAACCGTTCCGGAAAATTTTACAGGTAAGATTAGAAAAGAACAGCCATCTCATTTGATAATAATAGATGCATGCCTGATGGATTCGGAACCTGGAGATGTAAAAATAGTTGATAGGGAAGATTTTAACAATATCGGAATTTCAACCCATTCGATGTCCTTGTCATATTTTGTTAAATATCTGGAACAGGAAAATGATTTTAAAGTAATATTTATAGGCATCGAGCCGAATATAATGGAGTTTGCAAATGCATTAACACCAAATGTCAAAGAGGGCGCAGACAACCTAATAGAAATTATAAGGGAGATAATATGA
- a CDS encoding acetyl-CoA carboxylase biotin carboxylase subunit family protein, which yields MKLLFIGSRLYDDVDYYVREKNIKSILTESNENAINLDLPDEVIIVPRGMEEPKRVAIEKEVDAVVPLIGIDPPLMDVAIMKEELEGEYGIPVIASDVEAVRLTSNKINTKDFFQREEINTPDYQVIESPEQLELDFPVVLKQGEGQGGKDIRIAKSQDDVEEYFENFNQALCEKFVEGSEISIEVLAYNGEIVPLEPIYKGETTLEGTHPLNKIKTGPLDIEGLDKKIIQETAYKVAKGLNSDGIFEMDFMYSKDGEVFVIEVNTRPNGTRYLTTGTCNINSLHELINMAIGQFSRENIEEKMDIYYATEIPIGNYNGEKPHVPLKSFEHDDFIVHGPEGYQRITIRAKSKEKLDELVKKLTV from the coding sequence ATGAAGCTTTTATTTATTGGATCAAGATTATATGATGATGTAGATTATTATGTTCGTGAAAAAAATATCAAATCAATTTTAACAGAATCTAATGAGAATGCAATAAATCTGGACTTGCCGGATGAGGTAATAATAGTTCCTAGAGGGATGGAAGAACCTAAAAGAGTAGCTATTGAAAAAGAGGTTGATGCGGTAGTTCCATTAATTGGAATCGATCCTCCATTAATGGATGTGGCCATTATGAAAGAGGAATTGGAAGGGGAATATGGAATTCCAGTAATAGCTAGTGACGTGGAAGCAGTCAGATTAACCTCGAACAAAATAAATACAAAGGATTTCTTCCAAAGGGAAGAGATTAACACTCCAGATTACCAGGTTATTGAAAGCCCAGAACAGTTGGAACTGGATTTTCCAGTGGTTTTAAAGCAGGGTGAAGGACAAGGGGGAAAGGACATTAGGATAGCTAAATCCCAGGATGACGTCGAGGAATACTTTGAAAATTTCAACCAGGCATTGTGCGAAAAATTTGTCGAGGGATCTGAAATATCTATTGAAGTCCTTGCTTACAACGGCGAAATAGTTCCTTTGGAACCGATCTATAAGGGAGAAACAACTCTTGAAGGGACACATCCTTTAAATAAGATCAAGACCGGGCCTTTGGATATTGAAGGTTTGGACAAAAAAATAATTCAGGAAACTGCTTATAAAGTGGCTAAGGGTCTTAATTCTGATGGAATCTTTGAAATGGATTTCATGTATTCAAAGGATGGGGAAGTCTTTGTCATTGAAGTGAATACCAGACCAAATGGAACAAGATATCTCACTACAGGAACCTGCAACATTAATTCCTTGCATGAATTGATAAACATGGCTATTGGTCAGTTCAGCCGTGAAAACATTGAAGAAAAGATGGATATCTATTATGCAACAGAAATTCCAATTGGAAATTATAATGGTGAAAAGCCTCATGTTCCATTAAAATCATTCGAACATGATGATTTCATTGTTCATGGTCCTGAAGGATATCAAAGAATTACAATTAGGGCAAAATCAAAAGAAAAGCTCGATGAATTAGTTAAAAAATTAACTGTGTAA
- a CDS encoding glycosyltransferase family 4 protein, with protein sequence MCGKMNWDIFVLFLLTFFASAFFTWYVRRIFLRAKIGDSPIVSEHKHKIGTPTMGGIAFLFTILLITAIYYKNNLILITSIMMLAGGIFGFVDDLIGLQIKEVQKLVVNTSKKAITLGRLEVEPGEEVRVATPKAKKEVDSLLKEGKVKVIGEVPIKLEPEEFPKILCQLFIGVLLGLTGYVTNLGGFSLGWLMFPVVVIAILGAINTVNLIDGMDGLAAGIVAIASFSCCIYGWIIGRPEILPPFVILTGICLGFLVFNKYPATIFMGDTGSFILGVGFATAVLICDIPYFGVLSLGVPILSVVVSLLHRAHIINLPVEPLHHTLNHKGMSEVKIVCIYWLGTVVLCAAGILGKILLF encoded by the coding sequence ATGTGTGGTAAAATGAATTGGGATATTTTTGTTTTATTTTTATTGACCTTTTTTGCTTCTGCATTTTTCACATGGTATGTTAGAAGAATATTTTTAAGGGCAAAAATAGGTGATAGTCCGATAGTTAGTGAACATAAACATAAAATTGGTACACCAACAATGGGTGGAATCGCTTTTTTATTTACTATATTGTTAATTACGGCTATTTATTACAAAAATAATTTGATTCTCATAACTTCAATAATGATGCTTGCAGGTGGAATATTCGGTTTTGTAGATGATTTAATTGGTCTTCAAATCAAAGAAGTTCAGAAGCTTGTTGTAAACACTTCCAAAAAAGCTATTACACTTGGCAGATTAGAAGTAGAGCCTGGTGAGGAAGTTAGGGTAGCTACACCAAAAGCAAAAAAAGAAGTTGATAGTTTACTTAAAGAAGGTAAAGTTAAAGTAATCGGTGAAGTTCCAATTAAGTTAGAGCCTGAAGAGTTTCCTAAAATACTATGCCAACTGTTCATTGGTGTTCTATTGGGATTAACTGGTTATGTGACAAATTTAGGTGGGTTCTCTTTAGGTTGGTTAATGTTTCCAGTAGTTGTAATAGCTATTTTGGGAGCTATCAATACTGTAAATCTTATTGACGGAATGGATGGTTTAGCTGCAGGAATTGTTGCCATAGCATCATTTTCATGTTGTATCTATGGTTGGATTATTGGAAGGCCTGAAATACTTCCTCCGTTCGTAATTCTAACTGGTATTTGTTTAGGATTTTTAGTATTCAACAAGTATCCGGCCACCATATTTATGGGAGATACTGGTTCTTTTATTTTAGGTGTTGGATTTGCAACTGCAGTTCTCATATGCGATATTCCTTACTTTGGGGTTTTGTCTTTAGGAGTTCCAATTCTTTCAGTTGTCGTAAGTCTTCTTCATAGAGCACATATTATTAATTTGCCTGTAGAACCGCTTCATCATACTTTAAATCATAAGGGAATGTCTGAGGTAAAAATCGTTTGTATCTACTGGTTAGGTACTGTTGTTTTATGCGCTGCAGGAATCCTTGGAAAAATTTTATTATTCTAA
- a CDS encoding Mur ligase family protein, producing the protein MNIQELANSINGQIKGADEFFTDFTGRFLFLNNADNGDIVIRHWINDKGVEMAASKNISCLITQNPKDGALEKAEEINFPLIVVDKIELASAYALKHAISNFSPDSKNVIITGTNGKSTTSHLIYHIIDNAGFRVLTNTDSESEFNTLIDPMVANMVASEVIEKGPLDYLVIEVSEVQGWLGNLMKNHAYLMADAVSANVGVITNIAMDHIGLVNSIDEVFNEIQAVPNAIKDSLILNHDDELVMRIDSSKNNFYCSMNKLDDSKNNIYYDDGVVYDGEVILRPEELPFNSYHFIQNILSAVGACIALGIDIEDIREGVKSYKSLNRRFSRISEDPLIFDDFAHNPDGIKATIKESLKLVPEGKTLHVACAIRGSRGVDINKLNAEALVESFNDNIELYLSSSIDVVDNLNVVIDEEREIFFEVLNRNNIGFKHFDNLVDTLETVCREASEGDVILLIGAQGMDPAEGFLKDII; encoded by the coding sequence ATGAATATTCAGGAATTAGCTAATTCTATTAATGGTCAAATCAAAGGTGCTGATGAATTTTTCACTGATTTTACAGGAAGATTTCTATTTTTAAACAATGCTGATAATGGAGACATTGTTATAAGGCACTGGATTAACGATAAGGGAGTTGAAATGGCGGCATCTAAAAATATTTCATGCTTAATTACTCAAAATCCAAAAGATGGGGCTCTTGAAAAGGCAGAGGAGATCAATTTCCCTTTGATAGTTGTGGATAAAATTGAATTGGCTAGCGCTTATGCTTTAAAGCATGCAATTTCTAATTTCAGTCCTGATTCTAAAAATGTTATTATTACTGGAACTAACGGTAAGTCCACTACTTCCCATCTAATTTATCATATCATAGACAATGCAGGATTCAGAGTGCTTACAAATACAGATTCCGAATCAGAATTCAACACATTGATTGATCCGATGGTTGCTAATATGGTAGCTAGTGAGGTAATTGAAAAAGGGCCTTTGGATTATCTTGTTATTGAAGTTTCAGAAGTTCAAGGCTGGCTGGGCAATCTAATGAAAAACCATGCCTACTTGATGGCTGATGCGGTATCTGCCAATGTTGGGGTCATTACAAATATTGCTATGGATCATATTGGTCTTGTAAACTCCATTGATGAAGTCTTCAATGAAATTCAGGCAGTTCCAAATGCGATTAAAGATTCTCTTATTTTGAATCATGACGATGAGCTTGTGATGAGGATTGATTCATCTAAAAACAATTTCTATTGTTCAATGAATAAACTGGATGATTCTAAAAATAACATTTACTATGATGATGGAGTGGTCTATGATGGGGAGGTTATTTTAAGGCCTGAGGAACTGCCTTTTAACAGTTATCATTTTATTCAAAATATTTTATCTGCCGTTGGTGCATGCATAGCTTTGGGGATTGATATTGAAGATATTAGGGAAGGTGTGAAATCTTACAAATCTCTTAATAGAAGATTCTCCAGGATTAGTGAGGATCCGTTAATATTCGATGACTTTGCTCACAATCCTGATGGCATTAAAGCTACAATTAAGGAATCTTTAAAATTGGTTCCTGAGGGTAAAACTTTACATGTGGCATGCGCTATTAGGGGTTCAAGAGGAGTAGATATCAATAAGCTCAATGCTGAGGCTTTAGTTGAAAGTTTCAACGATAACATTGAATTGTACTTATCATCAAGTATTGATGTTGTTGATAATTTAAATGTTGTTATCGATGAGGAACGGGAAATTTTCTTTGAAGTTTTAAACAGGAACAATATTGGTTTTAAACATTTCGACAATTTGGTCGATACTTTGGAAACTGTTTGCAGGGAAGCTTCTGAAGGGGATGTAATCCTATTGATAGGTGCTCAGGGAATGGATCCTGCAGAAGGTTTTTTAAAGGATATAATTTAA
- a CDS encoding DUF356 domain-containing protein: MALVLIRGENNSKLLNSIADLERHGNLNLVSKPKIIDAKFADRLVENILKSKLRSKSNVATSFFIKEDTTLSIIQIKKIHPPAHVVIISDEYDGYEELKKKLETAPNFEGYYSHKSKSTGMKDYKLKNKKIIKNNKLNSYSTK; this comes from the coding sequence ATGGCATTAGTTTTAATAAGAGGTGAAAACAATTCTAAGTTACTTAATTCAATTGCAGATTTAGAAAGGCACGGTAACTTAAATTTAGTAAGTAAACCAAAAATCATCGATGCAAAATTTGCAGATAGGCTTGTTGAAAACATATTAAAATCAAAATTAAGGTCAAAATCTAATGTAGCAACTTCTTTTTTCATTAAGGAGGATACTACTTTAAGCATTATACAAATTAAAAAAATCCATCCTCCAGCTCATGTTGTCATTATTAGTGATGAGTATGACGGGTATGAAGAATTGAAAAAGAAATTGGAAACCGCACCTAATTTTGAAGGTTACTACTCCCATAAATCCAAAAGCACTGGGATGAAGGATTATAAACTTAAAAACAAAAAAATAATAAAAAATAATAAATTAAATAGCTATTCTACAAAATAG